From a single bacterium genomic region:
- the rpsA gene encoding 30S ribosomal protein S1: MKETKIAIDGPAGSGKSTIARKLAEKMDYLYLDTGAMYRALTLVAIEENIDPADGNALAKRLHELDFHLRPRHTFIGDSDVTNAIRTPAVDALVSQVCAHPMVRKEMVRRQREAAQNGHVVMEGRDIGTVVLPDAEIKIFITASSAERAKRRVKQLEAAGMDSNIEEIEKEIIRRDRMDSTREDSPLKKAEDAIEIDNTGETLEESVNRIEKLIEDKISRMVEYNNKPHTRSNPMNPEVPEELNYEAQESPAPEPQPVVESDESVVEEVSTTEPEVNPEEETPNQDQVEEEETLQAEEKPVEEPEEKAEKFVPTPMKIEPLYSEGDIPEDDDLSEDYTIEERQAMLERMEETMTTLKEHEVIEGKVLRFSGDDVVVDIGFKSEGLVSRVEFDDDVKSGDKILVYVEQLEDENGQVVISKRKADFVRVWKEIREAYESGELVQGVIRKRIKGGMVVDIMGVDAFLPGSQIALRQVPDFDALINQKMDFRVIKLNKIRRNIVVSRRIVLEDERSSKRQDLLSEIEEEQVRLGIVKNITDFGVFIDLGGLDGLLHITDMSWSRIKHPGEMLKIGDEINVKILKYDKKKERISLGLKQLTPSPWEAVDEKYPEGARIRGKVVNITKYGAFVELEEGIEGLVHISEMSWTKHINHPSEVLSLSDEIDVVVLSVEKENQKISLGVKQLQPDPWTMLAAKYPPGTKITGVVRNLTSFGAFVEVEEGIDGLVHISDMSWTKRIMHPSEIMKKGEEQELIVLNIDPENRRVSLGLKQLEKDPWPELSGRYSVGRETEGRILRMNDRGVTVKLPDDVEGFVPVTQLGKEVNRPQDAFSEGDLLPLKVLEFDRTERRIVLSVNAFFETKEQTDYDRYLGAHPTNTAAFGDALGEALAGVPKIEEEAEPVI; this comes from the coding sequence GAGCCCTTACATTGGTGGCTATAGAGGAGAACATCGATCCTGCGGATGGGAATGCCCTTGCTAAAAGGCTTCACGAGCTAGATTTTCACCTCAGGCCAAGGCATACATTTATTGGTGATAGCGATGTTACGAATGCTATACGAACACCTGCTGTCGATGCGTTGGTTTCTCAAGTTTGTGCACATCCAATGGTTCGTAAGGAAATGGTGCGCAGACAAAGGGAGGCTGCACAAAACGGTCATGTTGTGATGGAAGGACGAGATATTGGAACAGTTGTTCTTCCCGATGCTGAAATCAAGATATTTATCACTGCAAGTTCTGCTGAAAGAGCAAAAAGAAGGGTGAAACAGCTCGAAGCCGCCGGCATGGATTCAAACATAGAAGAAATTGAAAAGGAAATAATACGCCGAGATAGAATGGATTCTACTCGGGAGGATAGCCCACTCAAGAAAGCTGAAGATGCTATCGAAATCGATAATACTGGTGAAACCCTCGAAGAATCGGTTAATAGAATCGAAAAACTTATTGAAGATAAGATATCTCGAATGGTAGAATACAATAACAAACCACATACAAGGAGTAACCCAATGAACCCAGAAGTCCCAGAGGAGCTCAACTACGAGGCTCAAGAGAGCCCGGCTCCCGAACCTCAACCGGTTGTCGAATCGGATGAAAGTGTTGTTGAAGAAGTGTCGACTACCGAACCGGAAGTTAATCCGGAAGAAGAAACCCCTAACCAGGATCAAGTAGAAGAAGAAGAGACGCTTCAAGCTGAAGAAAAGCCTGTTGAAGAACCCGAAGAAAAGGCAGAGAAATTTGTTCCAACGCCTATGAAGATCGAGCCTCTTTATTCAGAGGGAGATATTCCAGAGGATGATGATCTTTCAGAAGATTACACAATTGAGGAAAGACAAGCCATGCTAGAACGCATGGAAGAAACAATGACAACCCTGAAAGAACATGAAGTGATCGAGGGTAAAGTTCTGCGCTTTTCTGGAGACGATGTTGTTGTTGACATAGGATTTAAATCCGAGGGATTAGTTTCGAGGGTCGAGTTCGATGATGATGTAAAGTCAGGCGACAAGATTCTTGTTTATGTCGAACAGCTCGAAGATGAAAACGGTCAAGTCGTTATATCTAAGCGTAAGGCCGATTTTGTTCGCGTCTGGAAAGAGATACGCGAAGCGTATGAATCAGGTGAATTGGTGCAAGGTGTCATCCGTAAGCGTATCAAGGGTGGTATGGTTGTTGATATCATGGGTGTGGATGCCTTCCTTCCCGGAAGCCAGATAGCTCTTCGTCAGGTCCCAGATTTCGATGCTTTGATCAATCAGAAAATGGATTTCCGGGTTATCAAGCTAAACAAGATTCGCAGGAATATTGTTGTTAGCAGGCGCATTGTTCTTGAAGATGAGCGTAGCTCCAAACGCCAGGATCTTCTCTCCGAGATCGAAGAGGAACAGGTGCGTCTTGGTATTGTTAAGAATATCACCGACTTTGGGGTATTCATAGACCTTGGCGGTCTCGACGGTTTGCTGCATATTACAGATATGTCCTGGTCGAGGATTAAGCACCCGGGCGAGATGCTCAAGATAGGCGACGAAATTAATGTAAAAATATTGAAATACGATAAAAAGAAGGAGAGGATTAGCCTCGGCCTCAAACAACTTACACCTTCACCATGGGAAGCTGTTGATGAGAAATATCCCGAGGGTGCTCGTATTCGCGGAAAAGTTGTTAATATCACAAAATATGGCGCGTTTGTTGAGCTCGAAGAGGGCATCGAAGGCCTTGTTCACATCTCAGAGATGTCATGGACGAAGCACATCAATCACCCCTCTGAAGTTCTCTCACTCAGTGATGAGATCGATGTTGTAGTTCTCTCGGTAGAAAAAGAGAATCAAAAGATATCGCTTGGAGTCAAGCAGCTTCAGCCAGATCCTTGGACTATGCTTGCTGCAAAGTATCCTCCGGGCACCAAGATCACTGGCGTTGTTCGCAATCTTACAAGCTTCGGGGCTTTCGTCGAGGTCGAGGAGGGTATCGACGGTTTGGTTCATATCTCAGACATGTCTTGGACAAAGAGGATTATGCATCCTTCTGAGATTATGAAGAAGGGCGAAGAACAGGAATTAATCGTTCTGAATATCGATCCCGAGAATCGCAGGGTGAGCCTCGGTTTGAAGCAGCTTGAAAAAGATCCGTGGCCTGAGCTTTCTGGAAGGTATTCTGTCGGTCGCGAAACTGAGGGAAGAATTCTTCGTATGAACGATCGAGGCGTTACCGTTAAACTCCCCGACGATGTGGAGGGATTTGTTCCGGTGACTCAACTAGGTAAAGAGGTTAATAGACCTCAGGATGCTTTCTCGGAAGGCGATCTTCTTCCCCTGAAGGTTCTCGAGTTTGATAGGACCGAAAGACGCATAGTTTTGAGCGTCAACGCTTTCTTCGAGACGAAGGAACAGACGGATTATGATCGTTACTTAGGCGCTCATCCTACAAATACTGCAGCCTTTGGCGATGCACTTGGAGAGGCTTTAGCTGGTGTTCCAAAAATTGAGGAAGAGGCAGAGCCTGTAATCG